A genomic segment from Bradyrhizobium sp. CB1015 encodes:
- a CDS encoding NYN domain-containing protein: MNADHILIASSSSKIAVFIDGSNLHSTAKALGFDIDYKCLLKEFESWGTLVRVCYYTAIIESQEYSSVRPLLDWLNYNGFTVVTTATKEFVDASGRRKVKSNIDLEIAVDAMELADRIDEMVLCSGNGDFRSLVEAVQRHGVRVTVVSSLATQTSMIADELRRQTDVFCDIRELRSRIGRDRSERAPSRSTRDQAPRLMQRAIARSSDDDEE, encoded by the coding sequence ATGAACGCAGATCACATCTTAATAGCTTCCAGCTCCAGCAAGATCGCGGTGTTCATTGACGGTTCCAATCTTCACTCAACCGCAAAAGCGCTTGGCTTCGATATCGACTACAAGTGCCTGCTTAAGGAATTCGAAAGCTGGGGGACGCTTGTGCGCGTGTGCTATTACACCGCGATCATTGAGAGCCAGGAATACTCGTCGGTGCGCCCGCTGCTCGACTGGCTGAACTACAACGGATTTACCGTGGTGACGACGGCCACGAAGGAATTCGTAGACGCGAGCGGCCGTCGCAAGGTCAAAAGCAACATCGACCTTGAAATTGCGGTTGACGCGATGGAGCTCGCAGATCGCATCGACGAAATGGTGTTATGCTCGGGAAACGGTGACTTTCGTTCGCTGGTAGAGGCGGTGCAGCGTCACGGCGTCCGTGTTACCGTCGTATCCAGCCTCGCTACTCAAACGTCAATGATCGCCGATGAGTTGCGACGGCAGACCGACGTCTTTTGCGATATAAGGGAACTGCGGTCAAGGATCGGGCGCGATCGTTCCGAACGAGCGCCATCTCGTAGTACGCGGGATCAAGCGCCACGGTTGATGCAGCGCGCGATCGCGCGGTCGAGTGATGATGACGAGGAATAG
- a CDS encoding cupin domain-containing protein — protein MPVKQPVLTPPGGGKTVKFSAGSSIELKVESSQSGGEYGTVLWTLRAGEEPPLHTHTREDELLYVVQGKLIARVGDARVEVGPGAYAALPRDVPHTVEVVGDQAILLVSFVPGGLERFLVPRDGEKPDPAAFGLAFP, from the coding sequence ATGCCAGTAAAGCAGCCGGTTCTCACGCCGCCCGGGGGCGGCAAGACGGTGAAGTTCAGTGCGGGTTCGAGCATCGAGCTGAAAGTGGAGAGCAGCCAGTCCGGAGGCGAATATGGCACTGTCCTGTGGACGCTGCGGGCCGGAGAGGAGCCGCCGCTGCACACCCACACGCGCGAGGACGAGCTGCTCTACGTGGTGCAGGGGAAGCTAATCGCGCGGGTCGGCGATGCCCGCGTCGAGGTGGGGCCGGGCGCCTACGCGGCTCTTCCCCGCGATGTGCCGCATACGGTCGAGGTGGTCGGCGATCAGGCGATCCTGCTGGTCAGCTTCGTGCCGGGTGGGCTGGAGCGCTTCTTGGTCCCCCGGGACGGCGAGAAGCCGGATCCGGCCGCTTTCGGCCTGGCGTTCCCCTAG
- a CDS encoding LysR family transcriptional regulator, translated as MTDRLLALKLFVRVAHTGSFSRAGKDLGLSQPSASRHIASLEREVGAALFARSTRAVVLTEAGADYLAKVEPALAILEEATQAIHGKGVLRGVLRIGLSPSMAIREVIPRLPAFISKHPALRIDLAMDDGRQDLIRSAIDVAIRSGKLEDSSATLRRVGSNPLLIAASPAYLKRAGYPKTPNDLSGHPVLIGVPGSNGICCFEKNGRTVSIKVEAPLSGNINEAAVAGGVAGIGIVACSLWGCRAELKSGALVQILKDWNMGAADVNAIFPAGRGAKLAARAFVEHFAKSLKTNP; from the coding sequence ATGACTGATCGCCTCCTTGCTCTAAAACTCTTCGTCCGTGTCGCACATACCGGTAGCTTCTCGCGGGCCGGCAAGGATCTCGGACTTTCGCAACCTTCGGCGTCCCGACACATCGCGTCGCTCGAACGCGAGGTAGGCGCGGCCCTCTTCGCGAGATCGACAAGGGCCGTTGTGCTCACCGAAGCCGGGGCGGACTACCTCGCGAAGGTCGAGCCTGCGCTTGCCATTCTGGAAGAAGCGACCCAAGCCATCCACGGCAAGGGCGTACTTCGCGGCGTGCTCCGGATAGGGTTGTCGCCTAGCATGGCGATCCGGGAGGTCATACCGCGACTTCCCGCCTTCATTTCGAAGCACCCTGCGCTGCGGATCGATTTGGCGATGGACGATGGTCGCCAAGACCTTATCAGGAGCGCGATCGACGTCGCGATCCGGTCCGGAAAGTTGGAGGATTCCTCCGCGACTCTAAGACGGGTCGGGTCAAATCCTCTGCTCATCGCCGCTTCGCCGGCCTACCTGAAACGGGCTGGCTACCCGAAAACGCCGAACGATCTGTCCGGACATCCCGTGTTGATTGGTGTCCCGGGCTCGAATGGCATCTGTTGCTTCGAGAAGAACGGAAGAACCGTTTCCATAAAGGTGGAAGCTCCTCTGTCGGGGAACATCAACGAAGCGGCCGTGGCTGGCGGCGTCGCCGGAATCGGGATCGTGGCCTGCAGTCTCTGGGGCTGTCGCGCCGAACTCAAGTCGGGTGCGTTAGTGCAGATCCTCAAGGATTGGAACATGGGCGCCGCCGACGTAAACGCCATATTCCCGGCCGGACGCGGAGCGAAACTCGCGGCGCGCGCGTTCGTTGAACATTTTGCGAAGAGCCTCAAAACCAATCCGTGA
- a CDS encoding YiiX/YebB-like N1pC/P60 family cysteine hydrolase has product MGWMFDNVERLIARLQKRANRCEPLTSDDATTALRHTLQPGDVLLVEGKGRISSSIKYITQSTWSHSALYVGPISGATNGGEPHVLIEANIDEGVVSAPLSKYLHCQTRICRPVGLSDADREQVCRYAFERIGLGYDFKNVIDLMRYLFPCPFTQRWRRRTIALGSGDSRRIICSSLIAQAFDAVRYPILPNITHMENNSGRCEIAEIRHSSLYAPRDFDLSPYFMVVKPTLPAGFNYKNMRWADLQVDAAQATLAPEIERGIAAMVQPDIP; this is encoded by the coding sequence ATGGGCTGGATGTTCGACAACGTCGAACGTTTGATCGCCCGGCTGCAGAAGCGGGCCAATCGGTGTGAGCCCCTCACCTCGGACGATGCAACGACCGCCCTACGCCACACTCTTCAACCCGGTGACGTCCTGCTGGTCGAGGGCAAAGGTCGTATTTCCAGCAGCATCAAATATATCACTCAGTCGACATGGTCGCATTCGGCGTTGTACGTCGGACCGATATCGGGCGCCACAAATGGCGGCGAGCCGCACGTCCTGATTGAAGCCAATATCGACGAAGGGGTCGTGTCCGCGCCTCTGTCGAAGTATTTGCATTGCCAAACCCGCATATGCCGGCCAGTCGGCCTGAGCGATGCGGACCGCGAACAGGTCTGCCGCTACGCATTCGAACGGATAGGTCTCGGCTACGATTTCAAAAACGTCATCGACCTCATGCGCTATCTATTCCCTTGTCCATTCACGCAACGTTGGCGTCGACGAACCATCGCGCTCGGCTCCGGCGATTCGCGTCGGATCATCTGTTCGTCTCTGATTGCGCAGGCATTCGACGCGGTGCGTTACCCGATCCTGCCCAACATCACGCACATGGAGAACAATTCCGGGCGGTGCGAGATCGCCGAGATCCGTCATTCGTCTCTATATGCGCCGCGCGACTTCGATCTATCGCCCTACTTCATGGTGGTGAAGCCCACTCTACCCGCCGGCTTCAACTATAAAAACATGCGCTGGGCAGATCTCCAAGTTGACGCCGCACAGGCCACACTTGCGCCCGAGATAGAACGCGGGATCGCGGCAATGGTACAGCCCGACATTCCGTAA
- a CDS encoding Crp/Fnr family transcriptional regulator, translating to MYEVRNRLLRLLPPDELKRVLSLSEEVPLTKRQVLHRYGVRMQHVYFIESGLVSVGAKVGPQEFVEVWLIGSEGLAGIHFALTAKTQPMHRRIVQVAGAANRLTVDRFQEAIARLPTFRSVVHAYIASVLIQTAQSGACNTSHQLQQRLARWLLIARNALGSDEIPLTHQVLAQLLGVRRAGITDCLLQLREDGLIEMMRGCLVVRDAFRLAQISCHCWSLIERENQRQLLNIGTPNSESLVHGNR from the coding sequence ATGTACGAAGTGCGCAACAGATTACTACGTCTGCTCCCACCTGACGAACTCAAGCGCGTTCTGTCGCTCTCGGAAGAGGTGCCGCTTACGAAGCGGCAAGTTCTTCATCGCTACGGCGTTCGCATGCAACACGTCTATTTCATTGAGAGTGGTCTTGTGTCGGTCGGTGCCAAGGTGGGGCCACAAGAGTTCGTTGAGGTGTGGCTGATCGGTTCAGAAGGGCTTGCGGGAATACATTTCGCGTTGACGGCAAAAACGCAGCCAATGCACCGTCGAATTGTGCAGGTGGCCGGCGCGGCTAATCGACTCACGGTGGATCGCTTTCAGGAGGCGATTGCTCGTCTGCCGACTTTCCGCAGCGTGGTGCATGCCTATATCGCTTCCGTGCTTATTCAGACCGCTCAATCAGGGGCATGTAATACGTCCCATCAACTACAGCAGCGCCTTGCGCGATGGCTCCTGATCGCGCGCAATGCCCTGGGATCTGACGAGATCCCTCTCACGCACCAAGTGCTTGCTCAGCTTCTCGGAGTACGTCGTGCAGGCATTACGGACTGCCTTCTTCAACTCAGGGAGGATGGGCTTATCGAAATGATGCGTGGCTGCCTCGTCGTCCGCGACGCTTTTCGGCTGGCGCAGATCTCCTGCCATTGCTGGAGCTTGATCGAGCGCGAGAACCAGCGACAACTGCTGAATATTGGGACTCCGAACAGCGAATCGTTGGTGCATGGGAACCGGTAA
- the gorA gene encoding glutathione-disulfide reductase: MFVIGGGSGGVRAARVAAAYGAKVMLAEEYRLGGTCVIRGCVPKKLFVYAGRFRGTFDEATEFGWHLPVPRFDWPSLVAAKDREIARLEGLYGAGQERAGVEVVRSRAVLDDAHTVRLLQDGRRVRARTILIATGARPALPPFEGIELGITSDDVFDMKTFPRKLVIGGAGYIAMEFAGLFAALGSDVTVVCRGSNVLRGFDEDVRQAMAGSYTNRGIKLMFCDSICRLKRRDGNVGGGDDAGRIDVTTEQGGRLVADQVLLAFGRAPNTSSLGLDRAGVKTAAEGGIIVDANSRTNIGNIYAVGDVSNQFNLTPVAIREGQAFADTVFGKKPSQVDYSNIPTAVFSSPEIGTVGLTELEARAQYLAVDVYKVRFRPLKAAVTGDCEGSLLKVIVDTESDRILGIHIFAHEASELIQVLAIAIGSGATMKDFMSVMAVHPTVGEEIVGMRTPTVRYDRRDAAAPLVSSASV, translated from the coding sequence CTGTTCGTCATCGGCGGCGGTTCAGGAGGCGTACGGGCCGCGCGCGTTGCAGCCGCGTATGGCGCGAAGGTGATGCTCGCCGAGGAGTACCGGCTGGGAGGGACGTGCGTTATCCGCGGCTGCGTGCCGAAGAAGCTGTTTGTCTACGCGGGCCGCTTCCGCGGCACATTCGACGAGGCTACAGAATTCGGTTGGCACTTACCGGTTCCTCGCTTCGACTGGCCGTCGCTCGTGGCGGCGAAGGACCGCGAGATTGCGCGTCTGGAAGGGCTGTATGGCGCCGGCCAAGAACGTGCAGGCGTCGAGGTCGTGAGGTCTCGCGCTGTGCTCGACGACGCGCATACGGTGCGCCTCCTCCAGGACGGCCGTCGCGTGCGGGCGCGCACGATTTTGATCGCAACAGGCGCACGCCCCGCACTGCCTCCCTTCGAGGGCATTGAGCTCGGTATCACCTCGGATGACGTCTTCGACATGAAGACATTCCCTAGGAAGCTTGTAATTGGGGGCGCCGGATACATTGCAATGGAGTTCGCCGGTCTGTTCGCCGCGTTGGGAAGCGACGTCACCGTCGTCTGCCGCGGAAGCAATGTCCTCCGCGGCTTTGACGAGGATGTGCGCCAAGCGATGGCCGGGTCCTACACGAATCGTGGCATTAAGCTGATGTTTTGCGACAGCATCTGCCGCCTCAAGAGACGTGACGGGAACGTCGGCGGTGGCGACGACGCAGGAAGGATTGACGTTACGACCGAACAGGGCGGGAGGCTGGTGGCCGACCAGGTACTGCTCGCCTTCGGGCGCGCTCCGAACACGAGTTCGCTCGGACTCGATCGCGCCGGGGTCAAGACTGCGGCGGAGGGCGGAATCATCGTAGACGCTAACTCGCGCACGAACATCGGCAATATTTACGCTGTGGGCGATGTGTCGAACCAATTCAACTTAACGCCCGTCGCTATCCGCGAAGGCCAAGCGTTCGCCGACACGGTGTTCGGCAAAAAGCCTTCGCAGGTCGACTACTCCAATATACCAACCGCGGTCTTCTCCAGCCCGGAGATCGGCACTGTTGGTCTGACGGAGCTGGAAGCCAGAGCTCAGTACCTCGCAGTCGACGTCTACAAGGTCCGCTTCCGCCCATTGAAGGCGGCCGTAACAGGGGATTGCGAGGGCTCTCTTCTGAAGGTCATCGTGGATACCGAGTCTGACCGGATCCTCGGGATCCATATCTTCGCTCACGAAGCCAGCGAGTTGATCCAGGTGCTCGCGATCGCCATAGGCAGCGGAGCAACAATGAAAGACTTCATGTCGGTCATGGCGGTGCATCCAACAGTTGGCGAGGAGATCGTCGGAATGCGTACGCCGACCGTGCGTTACGATCGGCGCGACGCCGCCGCACCACTCGTCTCAAGCGCCTCTGTTTGA
- a CDS encoding Dps family protein: MSLEETRKLREAPLHTPSNLGSNATTDISAALSVLLADVFALYVKTKNFHWHISGPHFSDYHLLLDEQATQIFAMTDDIAERARKIGGTTIRSIGHIARVKHIKDNDADFVTPDGMLAELKEDNLALSQRLRQTRNICDEHGDAASASLIENWIDEAERRTWFLFEVTRRA; encoded by the coding sequence ATGAGTTTAGAGGAAACGAGAAAGCTCCGTGAGGCACCACTCCACACTCCGAGCAATCTCGGCTCCAATGCTACCACAGATATTTCCGCCGCCCTCTCCGTGCTTCTGGCAGATGTGTTCGCGCTTTACGTCAAGACCAAGAACTTCCATTGGCACATTTCAGGTCCGCACTTCAGTGACTACCACCTTCTTCTTGATGAGCAGGCGACGCAGATTTTCGCGATGACGGACGACATCGCAGAACGCGCCCGCAAGATCGGGGGCACAACAATTCGCTCGATCGGCCACATCGCCAGAGTGAAACATATCAAGGACAATGACGCCGATTTCGTCACACCTGACGGCATGCTAGCCGAGCTGAAAGAAGACAACCTCGCGCTCAGCCAGCGCCTGCGGCAGACACGTAATATCTGCGACGAACATGGCGATGCAGCTTCAGCTAGCCTGATCGAGAACTGGATTGACGAGGCGGAACGTCGTACATGGTTCCTGTTCGAGGTGACTAGAAGGGCTTGA
- a CDS encoding GMC family oxidoreductase — MSQEAFDIVVVGAGAAGCVVASYLAERTDVSIALIEAGDTDRDPFIHIPAGFAKILAQDRHVWKYETVPQHGTKRAYRSGKVLGGGSSINAMAYVRGQKRDFAAWQAAVGDTGKWSYEDLLPVFMAQERNDTFHDEYHGINGGLSIQQPKGINELNQYCLKAFQEYGLPYNPDYNGESQIGVSPVQSTVGHQRRCSAVDAYLRRHLASGRVTLLTGKTVVRVLVENNRVVGVELMDDEMIMAGEVVLSAGSVHSPKILMHSGIGPPEQLRQHGVAIIVDSPEVGENLQDHAIVPVRAYVKGDLGYQAAAHGLGSVKAGLRYFVTKDGPAAGNGIETVSHWNPSDFTAEPTIQCYHVPIVATGGVSPTGDRSGITFELVVLQPKSRGWVRLADSHPTSMPLINPNFMGEEEDLRAAVESVRAIREVMAQEALAPVIEEEIDPGPHIQSDAEIGEWVKGAVTTMFHPVGTCRMGQDARAVVDARLRVRGVDGLRVIDASIMPNITSGNTNAPTQALARHAAAMLVEDLKQS, encoded by the coding sequence ATGTCTCAAGAAGCCTTCGATATCGTCGTTGTTGGTGCAGGGGCGGCCGGATGTGTGGTCGCGAGTTATCTTGCCGAACGCACCGATGTTTCGATCGCGCTGATCGAAGCAGGCGACACGGACCGCGATCCTTTCATCCATATTCCTGCCGGCTTTGCCAAAATATTGGCCCAAGATCGGCATGTCTGGAAATACGAGACAGTGCCCCAGCACGGCACCAAGCGAGCATATCGCTCAGGCAAGGTGCTCGGCGGTGGTTCCTCGATCAACGCGATGGCCTATGTCCGAGGCCAGAAGCGCGACTTCGCCGCCTGGCAGGCCGCGGTCGGCGATACCGGCAAATGGTCGTACGAAGACCTGCTTCCCGTCTTCATGGCGCAGGAACGCAACGACACGTTCCACGATGAATATCACGGCATCAATGGTGGTCTGTCGATCCAGCAGCCCAAGGGCATCAACGAGCTGAACCAATACTGCCTCAAAGCCTTCCAGGAATATGGGCTTCCCTATAACCCCGACTACAACGGCGAGAGCCAGATCGGCGTCTCTCCGGTGCAATCAACGGTCGGACACCAGCGGCGGTGCAGCGCAGTCGACGCTTATCTCCGTCGGCACCTCGCTTCGGGCCGCGTCACTCTTCTGACCGGCAAGACCGTTGTTCGCGTCCTCGTCGAGAACAATCGGGTCGTCGGCGTCGAGCTCATGGATGACGAGATGATCATGGCCGGCGAGGTTGTGCTGTCGGCCGGTTCGGTCCATAGCCCGAAGATCCTCATGCACTCGGGCATCGGGCCACCGGAGCAGCTTCGCCAGCACGGCGTCGCCATTATCGTCGATTCTCCGGAGGTGGGCGAAAATCTCCAGGACCATGCGATCGTGCCGGTCCGCGCCTATGTAAAGGGCGATCTGGGTTACCAAGCGGCCGCACATGGCCTCGGCAGCGTGAAGGCGGGCCTGCGCTATTTCGTCACCAAGGATGGCCCGGCGGCGGGCAATGGCATCGAGACGGTTTCCCACTGGAATCCGTCGGACTTTACTGCCGAACCTACGATCCAATGCTACCACGTGCCCATCGTCGCAACTGGCGGCGTCAGCCCGACGGGAGACCGTTCCGGCATCACTTTCGAACTCGTGGTGCTTCAGCCCAAGAGCCGTGGCTGGGTGCGGTTGGCCGATAGCCACCCGACGTCGATGCCCCTCATCAATCCGAACTTCATGGGCGAGGAGGAAGACCTGAGGGCCGCAGTGGAATCGGTACGCGCGATCCGCGAGGTTATGGCGCAGGAGGCGTTGGCGCCGGTGATCGAGGAGGAGATCGATCCCGGCCCGCACATCCAATCCGATGCAGAGATCGGCGAATGGGTGAAGGGTGCAGTGACGACGATGTTTCACCCGGTTGGCACGTGCCGGATGGGGCAGGATGCGCGAGCAGTGGTTGACGCGAGGCTCAGGGTCCGAGGGGTCGACGGCCTCCGGGTAATCGACGCCTCGATCATGCCGAACATCACTAGCGGCAATACCAACGCCCCAACCCAGGCACTCGCGCGCCATGCCGCGGCGATGCTGGTCGAGGATCTCAAACAGTCTTGA
- a CDS encoding LysR family transcriptional regulator has product MNDHLTALKLFARAARVGSFSGAGREVDFSQPSASRLIAALEVEVGAILFSRTPGRSRWPTLEQST; this is encoded by the coding sequence ATGAACGACCACCTTACAGCGCTGAAGCTGTTCGCTCGCGCAGCTCGCGTGGGGAGCTTTTCGGGGGCAGGTCGTGAAGTCGATTTCTCTCAGCCCTCCGCATCACGCCTTATTGCCGCCTTGGAGGTCGAAGTCGGGGCGATTCTCTTTAGCCGAACACCCGGGCGATCACGCTGGCCGACGCTGGAGCAATCTACTTAA
- a CDS encoding nitroreductase family protein, whose protein sequence is MTNAVIDCILSRSAAKYYDPAATLSDEEIRELVRIGTTAPTSFHLQNWRFIAVRTPEAKARLSPIAWSQPAITEAAVTFIVCGQLADSGVIPDRLAPLVKAGIMPAEMVPEWEIPARDLYMEYPQRQRDEAVRTGTFGAATMIYAARSLGLGSTPMIGFDAEAVHREFGLSKDEVPVMLLSVGPERPGNWPQKPRRPVSDVLELV, encoded by the coding sequence ATGACTAACGCCGTCATCGACTGTATCTTGAGCCGAAGCGCGGCTAAGTATTACGACCCCGCCGCCACTTTGAGCGACGAAGAAATCCGTGAGCTGGTGCGGATCGGCACCACTGCGCCGACATCCTTCCATTTGCAGAATTGGCGCTTCATCGCTGTGCGCACGCCGGAAGCCAAAGCGCGTCTGAGTCCGATCGCTTGGAGTCAACCGGCGATCACCGAGGCGGCCGTTACCTTCATCGTCTGCGGCCAACTGGCCGACTCCGGCGTAATACCTGATCGTCTGGCACCTCTGGTGAAAGCCGGCATCATGCCTGCGGAGATGGTGCCAGAATGGGAGATCCCCGCACGCGATCTGTACATGGAGTACCCGCAGCGCCAGCGCGACGAAGCAGTACGCACCGGCACCTTCGGCGCGGCGACGATGATTTATGCGGCCCGTTCGCTTGGGCTGGGTTCGACGCCGATGATCGGTTTCGATGCTGAGGCAGTGCACCGCGAGTTCGGGCTGAGTAAGGACGAAGTACCAGTCATGCTGTTGTCCGTCGGGCCGGAGCGCCCGGGAAATTGGCCGCAGAAGCCGCGCCGCCCGGTGAGCGACGTGCTGGAACTCGTGTGA
- a CDS encoding antibiotic biosynthesis monooxygenase, whose protein sequence is MFSVIFETLPNRENWNDYLHNVKILRPELELVDGFVDNVRYRSLTREGWILSLSNWRDEKSLVRWRTCRSHHEVQQEGRDKILADYHLRIGQITADNQVPPGYALSEQRLDETEVGEGTTVTLINATRPAEWKRTNNAYECAERLGLNPWAAESTSWDIFDAFTPGDLILLMSWKNAAAAQAYEDTSVLDDSARVRRVRIVRDYGKYDGREAPQYFSETKGGEAIHP, encoded by the coding sequence ATGTTTTCAGTGATTTTCGAGACGCTGCCCAATAGAGAGAACTGGAATGACTATCTCCACAACGTTAAGATACTGCGTCCCGAGCTTGAGCTGGTCGATGGCTTCGTCGACAACGTCCGTTACCGTAGCCTGACCCGCGAGGGCTGGATCCTTTCACTCTCGAACTGGCGGGATGAGAAGTCGCTCGTGCGCTGGCGCACCTGCAGATCCCATCATGAGGTTCAGCAGGAGGGCCGCGACAAAATCCTTGCTGACTACCACCTGCGCATCGGCCAGATCACTGCTGACAATCAAGTGCCGCCGGGGTACGCCCTCTCCGAGCAAAGGCTCGATGAGACCGAAGTCGGCGAGGGAACGACGGTCACTCTGATTAACGCGACTCGCCCCGCGGAATGGAAGCGGACCAACAACGCCTACGAATGCGCCGAGCGGCTCGGCCTGAATCCATGGGCCGCCGAAAGCACGTCCTGGGATATCTTCGATGCTTTCACGCCCGGCGATCTGATTCTGCTCATGTCTTGGAAGAACGCGGCTGCAGCGCAGGCGTACGAAGACACTTCCGTGCTGGATGACAGCGCAAGGGTTCGGAGAGTACGGATTGTACGCGACTACGGAAAGTACGACGGTCGCGAGGCGCCTCAGTATTTCTCAGAGACCAAGGGCGGCGAGGCCATCCACCCCTGA
- a CDS encoding NADP-dependent oxidoreductase: MKVIIVTDQAAGTTGMKLGERSQPQAAINDVVVEVHASGFVGTELEWPSTWTDRSDRDRTPSVPGHELAGVVTAVGYGTTGLSLGQRVFGLADWYRDGTLAEYVAVEARNLAPLPGDVDFTVGASLPISGLTAWQGLFDHGRLRAGQSVLAHGAAGAVGSMVTQLAREAGAYVIGTGRAADRQKALDFGAQEFVDLENDALEDVGDVDLVFDLIGGDIGKRSARLVRAGGTLVSIVGPSETRPANVLTIDFVVESDRAQLSEIVQRVRDGRLRTNIGIVSPLHEAVAAFNQTERINGKKIIRVRP; this comes from the coding sequence ATGAAAGTGATTATAGTGACCGACCAGGCCGCGGGAACGACCGGAATGAAGCTGGGAGAGCGGTCCCAGCCGCAGGCCGCGATAAACGACGTTGTCGTTGAGGTTCATGCGTCAGGATTCGTTGGGACTGAGCTGGAGTGGCCCTCGACCTGGACTGATCGTAGCGACCGCGACCGGACGCCGTCGGTCCCCGGGCACGAGTTGGCCGGAGTGGTCACCGCCGTCGGCTATGGCACGACAGGGCTGTCGCTCGGGCAGCGAGTGTTCGGCCTCGCCGACTGGTACCGCGACGGTACCTTGGCGGAGTACGTCGCGGTCGAGGCACGCAATCTCGCGCCGCTGCCGGGCGACGTGGACTTCACGGTTGGCGCGAGCTTGCCGATCTCGGGCCTGACTGCATGGCAGGGACTGTTCGATCACGGTCGCCTCAGGGCGGGCCAGAGCGTCCTCGCGCACGGCGCCGCTGGCGCAGTCGGTTCGATGGTGACCCAGCTCGCACGCGAGGCCGGTGCCTACGTCATCGGAACCGGACGCGCCGCGGATCGTCAGAAAGCGCTCGACTTCGGCGCGCAAGAGTTCGTCGACCTCGAGAACGACGCCTTGGAAGACGTCGGCGACGTCGATCTGGTATTCGATCTTATTGGCGGCGACATCGGAAAACGGTCCGCGCGGCTGGTTAGAGCCGGAGGGACGCTGGTGTCCATTGTCGGGCCAAGCGAGACACGGCCCGCCAACGTCTTGACAATCGACTTTGTTGTCGAGTCCGATCGCGCCCAACTAAGTGAGATCGTCCAGCGGGTGCGAGACGGACGGCTGCGGACGAACATCGGTATCGTCTCGCCGCTCCACGAGGCTGTGGCCGCCTTTAACCAGACCGAGCGGATCAACGGGAAGAAAATCATCCGCGTTCGTCCGTGA
- a CDS encoding LysR family transcriptional regulator, with product MANLSGVSMHLQFHQVRYFLALARTLNFTQAAKQCNVTQPALTKAVHKLEEELGGALIHRERRFTQLTELGKMVLPTLEQVFAAAEAVRLQARSYQKKTIARLKIGLSPSISAALITEVLWELTTTIPDLRFDLREADANGLVTMLLDGEINAALVGDAVELPERIDRWPLFEERYMLVLPREHVMARKSVIPLHDLHELIFLERLGCDVASRFVQAGLLDHQGPRIVHSSDQEKHLQQMASAGFGAILAPEHAPRLPSLAAIPIEGDPVRCEVQLLAVAGRRYSPALDAFIKIARARDWTRVLDTIRNASAPASNNDNIRKPDAQAASSLFESRLRADRSRDPRIIRSEDREVRKVPQPHSVERR from the coding sequence ATGGCAAATCTCTCGGGTGTGAGCATGCATCTGCAGTTTCATCAGGTGCGATACTTCCTGGCCCTCGCAAGGACGCTCAATTTTACCCAAGCGGCAAAGCAATGCAATGTGACTCAGCCAGCACTGACAAAGGCGGTTCACAAGCTGGAGGAAGAGCTCGGCGGAGCGCTGATTCACCGTGAACGTCGTTTCACCCAACTCACCGAGTTGGGCAAGATGGTTTTGCCCACGCTCGAGCAAGTATTTGCCGCCGCGGAGGCGGTACGGCTTCAGGCGCGAAGTTATCAAAAAAAGACAATCGCCAGGCTCAAAATAGGACTGTCGCCATCAATCTCGGCCGCACTCATTACGGAAGTGCTCTGGGAGCTCACTACGACCATCCCTGACCTACGTTTCGATCTGCGCGAAGCCGATGCCAATGGGCTCGTTACGATGCTCTTGGATGGCGAAATCAATGCGGCACTCGTCGGCGACGCTGTGGAGCTGCCTGAACGTATCGATCGCTGGCCGCTGTTCGAAGAGCGGTACATGCTCGTTCTCCCTCGGGAACATGTAATGGCGAGGAAATCCGTCATCCCGCTACACGACTTGCACGAGTTGATTTTTCTCGAAAGGCTCGGATGCGATGTCGCAAGTAGATTCGTGCAAGCTGGTCTTCTCGACCATCAAGGTCCAAGAATTGTGCACAGCAGCGATCAGGAAAAGCATCTTCAGCAAATGGCATCCGCCGGTTTTGGAGCCATCCTAGCCCCAGAGCACGCTCCCAGGCTGCCATCGCTCGCCGCTATTCCGATTGAGGGCGATCCCGTCCGGTGCGAGGTGCAGCTCTTGGCCGTGGCGGGGAGGCGGTATTCGCCAGCGCTTGACGCCTTCATCAAAATTGCCCGTGCTCGCGATTGGACGCGTGTGCTGGACACAATCCGCAACGCATCTGCACCTGCGTCGAACAACGACAACATTCGCAAGCCCGACGCACAAGCTGCAAGCTCCCTGTTTGAGTCACGCCTCCGAGCCGATCGCTCACGAGATCCTCGGATAATTCGGAGCGAAGATCGGGAAGTACGGAAAGTCCCGCAACCTCACTCAGTCGAACGGCGGTGA